In Oxalobacteraceae bacterium OTU3CINTB1, the sequence CATCTCGAGCGAAAGCGCGGTGCAGATTCCCACCGAAATGATCCATTACGGCATGACGAAGACTGCGCAACTTGCCGTCTCGCGCGGCTTGGCGGAATCGGTCGCTGGCACCGGCATCACGGTCAACAGCGTCCTGCCCGGCCCGACGAAGTCGCGTGGCGTGGGCGACTTCGTCGAAGACATGGCGCGCGCGAGCGACAAGAGCTTCGAGCAGATCGAAGCGGAGTTCTTCGACCACGTGCGTCCGACTTCGCTGATCAAGCGCTTCGGCACGCCGCAGGAAGTGGCGTCGCTCGTGGCCTACGTGGCCAGCCCGCTGGCGTCGGCGACCACCGGCGCGGCGCTACGTGTCGATGGCGGCGTCGTCAAGAGCGCGTTCTAGCGATCGCGTACGCGCGCCGGTGAGGCGTTGCCGAACAGCTCGGTAGTCCACTCGGTGAACGCCCGCATCGCCGGCGAGAAAAAGCGATGATGGGGATAGAGCAGTGATACCGGCACCGGCGCCGGCCGCTTGTCGGCCAGCACCTCGACCAATGCTCCGGTCCGCAAATGGTCGGTCACCAGGATCTCGGCCAGCTGCATCAAGCCGTGGCCGTCGAGGCACAGCTTGATGTAAAGCCCGGTCTCGTTGACCGCCACCTTGCCCGGGACCGGGACGGAGATGCCCACGCCCCCTTCGACGAAACGCAGGTCGCTGCCGCGCCGCGTCGTGCTGGAAAAGTAATGGACCGCCCGGTGTCGTTGCAAATCCTCCAGGGTTTCGGGGACGCCTTGTTCGGCCAGATAGGACGGCGCCGCGCAGGTGATCCAGCGCAGCTCGCCCAAGCGGCGCGCGACCAAGGCCGAGTCATCGAGGCTGCCGGTGCGGATGACGCAATCGACGCTCTCCTGGATCAAGTCCACCTGGCGATCATTGACGCCGATCATCAGGTAGATGTCCGGGTACCGCTGCTGGAATTGCCACAACTGCGGCAGGATCACGGCATGGGCGATGCCGCCGGGCATATCCACCCGCAGGCGGCCTTGCGGACGCTCGACGGAACCATGCAGGCTCGATTCGGTGTCATCGATCAGGTCGAGGATTTCGCGGCAACGGTGGAAGTACCGCTCGCCTTCCGGCGTCAGGCTGAGGTTTCTGGTGGAACGATTGAGCAGGCGCGTCTGCAAATGTTGTTCCAGCCGTTTGATGATGCCGGTGACCGACGACGCCGGCATGCCCAGCGTCTGCGCCGCGCGCACAAAACTCCCGCTCTCGACCACGCGAAGGAATACCTGCATTGCTTGTACGCGATCCATGTGGTGTCCGTGTGGCGGTAAATGTGGCGGTGAAAGTGGCGGTGAAGGAAACGGCACTATAACCCAGCATTGTTCGAGTTTTCTGCATGGTGAAAACGCCCGGCACTACTTTTTCCATGGGGTGGCCGTCGCTAGACTGCGTGCATACCATTCAGCAGGAACCTACAATGTCAGATCAAGACCGTCAACTGCTCGCGCCGCTGGCGCCGGCCACACATAAGACGCTCATTCGAGGCGCGACGATCATCAGCATGGATCCCAATGTCGGCAATTTGCCCAAGGGCGACATCCTGATCGCCGATGGCGCCATTGCCGCCATCGGCTTACAGCTGGAGGCCGACGGCGCCGAAGTGATCGATGCGAAAGATATGATCGCCATTCCGGGCATGGTCGATACCCATCGCCATTCCTGGGAAGGCCAGCTGCGCCGCATCAACCCCAATGCGGCGTCGCTCGAGGACTATTGCAACGCCACGCATTTCTCGTTTGCCAAATACTACCGGCCGCGCGACATCTACGTGGGTAACCTGCTCACGGCATTGGGCTGCATCGATGCCGGCATCACGACCGTGATCGACAACTCCCACAACAGCCGGACAGCGGCGCATTCCGACGCGGCGGTCGAAGCATTGCTCGATACGGGCATACGCGCGTTGCACGCCGCCGGGGCGCCGGTATCGGGGGTGTGGGACGAGGCACACTGGGCCGGCAACCTGGCCCGCCTGCAGGCCAAGTATTTCACCGATCCCGCCAGCCTGGTGACCCTGGCTATGATGGCGCAGCTTGAACCAGCCCAGTGGGCCGTCGCGCGAGAACTGGGCATTCCCATCGTGACCGAGTTTTTTGGCGGCGCCATGGCAGCCGAGCTCGAAGTCCTGCACCAGCGGGGGCTGCTCGGCGGCGACAACATCTTCAACCACTGCACCTGCCTGCCGGATTCGGGCTGGGAAATCTTGCGCGAGGCGGGTGTGCGCGTCAATGTCTGCCCGCGCTCGGATGCCCACTACGGTATCGAGAACGGCATGCACGCCTGGCAGGCGGCGCTCCATCACGGCATCCGCCCCGGTTTCAGTGTGGACAACGAGACTTCTTATAGCGGCGACATGTTCATGGAGATGCGCGTGGCGTTCTACGTGCAGCGTGTCATTGGGCATGGCCAGCGCCTCCATGGCCATCACCATGCGCCGGCGCCGACCAATGCGTTCCGGTTGCTGGAGGCCGCCACGATCGATGGCGCCGCCTGCGCGGGACTGGCACAGCGCATCGGCAGCATGACGCCGGGCAAGCAGGCCGACCTGGTACTGATACGCACCGGAGACCTCAACCTTTATCCTGTCAACAACGCCGTCGCCACCGTGGTGCACGCGGCCGAGCGCAGCAATATCGATACCGTCATCATAGGCGGACGGGTGCGCAAGCGCGGTGGCGTCGTGCAGGGCGTGGATCAGGCGACGCTGCGCGCCGCGATCGACGAGTCCTGCGCCCATCTGTTCAGTGCCGCCGGTTACCAGCCAGATCTGTTTGCCGAATCGTTCGCGCCGATTCACCTGGCGTAAGCGGGGAGCGATGGACGCGGCGCTCCTTCCGCGCTACACCGTACCGGTGGTGTGGATCATTCCCGCCCTGGTGTGGTTAGCAATGTCGCGTTGGCTCAAACGCAGGCGATAGCATGGTGTCGGCGATATCCAGCAGCGCCCGCAGGCGATCCATATGCCGCAGGTCATGGTGGTAACCTACCCAGATCTCCCTGGCTGGCGGCGGCTCGGGCGTCTCGATGCGCTGTAACACGGGTGTTGCATCGCCAAGCGGCCTCGGCAGCACTGCCACACCCATACCTTGCGCACACATGCGCGCCTGCACTGCGCGGCTGGTGCTGGTGAAGACACGCCGGGACAGCGGAAACCGGTCCAGCAGCCAGGCGACATCGGGAAAGTGCGACTGTGCCGAATTCATGAGTATGAGTCCGACCGAAGCCGGATCCCTTTGCATCGCGCGCGCGGATTCGGCCGAGCCGTAGAGGCCGTACGGAATGCTCATCAGGCGGCGCTGGACGATGTCCGGTTCGGTGAAGGGCACGATACGGAAGGCCACATCGGCCTCGCGACGCGACAGATCGAGCAGCCGGTAGCTGGCGATCACCTCGGGCACAATGGCCGGGTGGCGGCGCGTCAATTCCGCCAGCACGGGCGCGAGAACATAGCCGGCAAACCACTCCGCAGAAGATATCCGTAACACGCCTTCGAGGCGTTCGTGGTTGCCCGCCAACCGCCGTTCCATGGCCAGGCCGGAATTTTCCATGGATTCCGCCAGCGCCAGCACCGCGTCCCCGGTGTCCGTCAGTACCAGCCCATCCTTGGTCCGGCGGAAGAGCGCCTGCTCCGCCTCGTCTTCGAGCGCCTTGATCCGCCGACCCACGGTCGGATGACTTACCCCGAGTCTGCGCGCCGCCTCGCCCAGAGAACCGGAACGGACCACCGCTAGAAAAATTCGGACGTCGCTCCATTCCATGTGTCAAAACCCGTTCAAAAATGTACGCCGAATATACAGGAATGGCAGTTCACCGACAAATCAGTTTGCAGCATCATGGCGCCTATTCGAGCTGGCCCATGCAGGGTCGGCATTTTCAAATGCTCATTCCTCAGGGAGATTTCCGATGTCAAAAGAATTTGAAGCACGCCTGGACGCCATCGAAAGCCGTTTCGCCATCGATGCACTCATCGCCAATTACGCGGAAGCGTTCGACACAATGAACATGGCCCTGCTTGCCACCCTCTGGCATCCCGACTCGCGTCTGTTGCTTGGACAGAACGGCAACTCCGAGGGCCTGGAAGCCATCCTGGCGCAGGCCGAAGTCAACATGAAACGCATGCCCCACATGCACCACTGGATGGCCAACGCGCTAATCACCGTGGAAGGCGATAGCGCTCATGGGCTGGTAGCGGCGGACTGCATTTTCTACGACGTCGACCAAGGCCCGTTGCAGGTAAGCGGTCAGTACAAGGATATCTATGATCGACGAGACGGCCGGTGGGCATTCGTCGAGCGCAAGTTCACGATGCACTATGCAACGCCGCTAAAAAATTGGGCACCGGTCGCAGGCACGGAGCGCTTCGGCCTTCCGGCGTGACCTAGACCTTTTCCACTGAAATCATGCAAACGACGACATCCGCCACGCGCCGCTGGTCGGCATTTGCGGTGTTACTGGTGGGGGCATTTTTGCCCCCGCTGGACTTTTTCATCGTGAATGTCGCCTTGCCGTCCATCCAGAGCTCGCTTCATGCCAGCGCTGCGGAACTACAACTTGTTATTTCCGGATATGCCGCGGCGTATGCGGTCTTCCTCATTACCGGTGGCCGGCTCGGTGACCTGTACGGTCGACGCAAAATCTTCCTGATTGGCATCAGCGGCTTCGGACTGACCTCGGTATTGTGCGGTCTGGCCGCTTCACCGGCCTTGTTGATCGTCGGTCGAATTCTTCAAGGCTTGAGTGCGGCCGCCATGGCGCCACAAGGCCTGGCGTCCATCCACGCGCTGTTTCCGGAGCATGAGCGCGCACGCGCGCTGGGCCTGTACGGTGCCGCTGTCGGACTGGCGGCTGTCGCCGCGCAAGCGCTCGGTGGGGCGTTGATTTCCGCAGACTTCTTTCACCTAAAATGGCGCATCATTTTTCTGATTAACCTGCCGGTGGTCGCGGCCGTCCTCATTTTCGGCTTCCCACTGCTGCCCGACGTACGCGGCGATCATCCCGCGCCGCTCGACAAAACCGGAATGTTGCTGTGTGCTCTCACGCTCGCCTTATTGATTGTTCCGCTGGTCGAGGGACGGGAGTTGGGTTGGCCTTGGTGGGCCTGCGCGATGCTCACCGCTTTTCCTTTCGCTGGCGTTTGCTTCTGGAAGTACGAAAAGGCCTATGCCGCTCGAGGCGGGGTTCCGCTCATCAGCGTTGAGCTGGTCAAATTGCCTGGGCTGATGAGTGGCCTCACAGGTGTGCTCTTCTTCTATGTCGTCTCGGCCTTTTTCCTGGTCTTCTCCGTTTATCTGCAATCGGCGATCGGACTGGGTCCCCTGGAAACGGGCTTGGTCTTCCTGCCTTTCGGCATAGGCGCCTTCATCGGCCCGCTGACGACGCCGCTGGCCATACGCGTTTTCGGAAGGTTCGTTCCCGCCATCGGCATGATGCTCGAAGTCGCCGGTTGCGTGATCCTGGCCGTCATCGTGGCATCCGCGCCTGGCCGGATGCCTGCTCACATTCCGCTGGTCATTGCAGTGGGGCTATTGGGCTTCGGTCAGGGATGGGCGCTGCCGACACTCGTGCGCGCCATCATCAATCGGGCACCGGTAACCGGCTCCGGGATGATCGCCGGCATCACCAACTCAGCCTTGCAGATCAGCGCGGCGCTTGGCGTTGCGGTCATGGGGGGCATATTCTTCACCGTGGCAGGGGCATCGCCCGACGCGGTCTCGATGGCCAAGGCGTTAGCCGCCGCAATGCTGTGCGTCGCGGCCAGCCTGTCGATCTCTGCGATCTTTTCTATCGTGGCGTCGAGGCCGCGGCAGCCGCTGGCAGGCCGCGACTAGCGGAGCGTCTGCAATGGGAGTTTTGCTCTACACTCCCAACCAAACCGGCGCGAATCGGCATACTTTTCGGCCTAACAACCCGCGAATGGAGATTTGGAAAACATGAATATGAGCATGCTCGGCCTTGCCACTACTTTCTCGCTCACCCTGCTCGCGCTCGCCGCCCCGGCAGCCGCGAACGCGCGGGCCGGTGCATCCGCGACCGGCGGCCTGCCTTTCGAAGTCAAGCCGGTCGGCACATTCAAGAGCCCATGGGCCTTGGCATTCCTGCCCGATGGCAACATGCTGGTGACGGAAAAGGAGGGGACGATGATCCTGTTCGATCCCGCAACCGGAACCAAGCGGACAGTGTCCGGCACACCCGCCGTCAGCAGCAGGGACCAGGGCGCGCTCATGGACGTCGTGCCCGCTCCCGATTTTGCGGCCAGCAAGCTGCTCTACTTCAGCTACTCCGAGGCGACCCCCGGTGCCGGCAGCCGGGTCGTGCTGGCAACCGCGACACTGGATCAGGCAGGTGGCACGCTCAAGGATACAAAGGCCATTTTCCGCAGCCAGGATGCCTCGACTGGCGGGCACTATTCGGGCCGTATCGGCTTTTCGCCGGATGGCAAGTATCTCTTCTTCACCAGTGGCGACCGCCAGCTTTTCGATCCGGCGCAGGATCCCAAGTCGACGCTGGGCAAGGTGCTGCGCCTGAACCTCGACGGCACGCCGGCCGCCGGCAACCCGCTCGCGGCCAAGGGCTTCCATGCCGCCGTCTGGTCGTACGGCCATCGCAACCTGCTGGGCATCGCCTTCGACCGCCAGGGACGCCTGTGGGAGATGGAGATGGGGCCGCGCCATGGCGACGAGATCAACCTGATCAAGCCAGGGCTCAACTATGGCTGGCCGAAGGCATCCAATGGCAACCACTATGACGGCCGGGACATCCCCGACCACGCGCCTGGCGACGGCTTCGAGGCCCCGAAGGTGTCCTGGAATCCGGCCATTTCACCGGGCGGCCTCGCCTACTACGATGCCGACCTGTTCCCGAAGTGGAAAAATTCCCTCTTCATCACCGGTCTGTCGGGCAAATCGCTGGACCGCATCGCCCTCGACGGCGAGAACGCGACCAAGCAGGAACATTGGGACATGGGTGAACGAATCCGCGCCGT encodes:
- a CDS encoding LysR family transcriptional regulator; the encoded protein is MEWSDVRIFLAVVRSGSLGEAARRLGVSHPTVGRRIKALEDEAEQALFRRTKDGLVLTDTGDAVLALAESMENSGLAMERRLAGNHERLEGVLRISSAEWFAGYVLAPVLAELTRRHPAIVPEVIASYRLLDLSRREADVAFRIVPFTEPDIVQRRLMSIPYGLYGSAESARAMQRDPASVGLILMNSAQSHFPDVAWLLDRFPLSRRVFTSTSRAVQARMCAQGMGVAVLPRPLGDATPVLQRIETPEPPPAREIWVGYHHDLRHMDRLRALLDIADTMLSPAFEPTRHC
- a CDS encoding LysR family transcriptional regulator — its product is MDRVQAMQVFLRVVESGSFVRAAQTLGMPASSVTGIIKRLEQHLQTRLLNRSTRNLSLTPEGERYFHRCREILDLIDDTESSLHGSVERPQGRLRVDMPGGIAHAVILPQLWQFQQRYPDIYLMIGVNDRQVDLIQESVDCVIRTGSLDDSALVARRLGELRWITCAAPSYLAEQGVPETLEDLQRHRAVHYFSSTTRRGSDLRFVEGGVGISVPVPGKVAVNETGLYIKLCLDGHGLMQLAEILVTDHLRTGALVEVLADKRPAPVPVSLLYPHHRFFSPAMRAFTEWTTELFGNASPARVRDR
- a CDS encoding nuclear transport factor 2 family protein; this translates as MSKEFEARLDAIESRFAIDALIANYAEAFDTMNMALLATLWHPDSRLLLGQNGNSEGLEAILAQAEVNMKRMPHMHHWMANALITVEGDSAHGLVAADCIFYDVDQGPLQVSGQYKDIYDRRDGRWAFVERKFTMHYATPLKNWAPVAGTERFGLPA
- a CDS encoding PQQ-dependent sugar dehydrogenase: MNMSMLGLATTFSLTLLALAAPAAANARAGASATGGLPFEVKPVGTFKSPWALAFLPDGNMLVTEKEGTMILFDPATGTKRTVSGTPAVSSRDQGALMDVVPAPDFAASKLLYFSYSEATPGAGSRVVLATATLDQAGGTLKDTKAIFRSQDASTGGHYSGRIGFSPDGKYLFFTSGDRQLFDPAQDPKSTLGKVLRLNLDGTPAAGNPLAAKGFHAAVWSYGHRNLLGIAFDRQGRLWEMEMGPRHGDEINLIKPGLNYGWPKASNGNHYDGRDIPDHAPGDGFEAPKVSWNPAISPGGLAYYDADLFPKWKNSLFITGLSGKSLDRIALDGENATKQEHWDMGERIRAVRTGPDGALWVLEDGPRGRLLMLTPKR
- a CDS encoding amidohydrolase family protein — translated: MSDQDRQLLAPLAPATHKTLIRGATIISMDPNVGNLPKGDILIADGAIAAIGLQLEADGAEVIDAKDMIAIPGMVDTHRHSWEGQLRRINPNAASLEDYCNATHFSFAKYYRPRDIYVGNLLTALGCIDAGITTVIDNSHNSRTAAHSDAAVEALLDTGIRALHAAGAPVSGVWDEAHWAGNLARLQAKYFTDPASLVTLAMMAQLEPAQWAVARELGIPIVTEFFGGAMAAELEVLHQRGLLGGDNIFNHCTCLPDSGWEILREAGVRVNVCPRSDAHYGIENGMHAWQAALHHGIRPGFSVDNETSYSGDMFMEMRVAFYVQRVIGHGQRLHGHHHAPAPTNAFRLLEAATIDGAACAGLAQRIGSMTPGKQADLVLIRTGDLNLYPVNNAVATVVHAAERSNIDTVIIGGRVRKRGGVVQGVDQATLRAAIDESCAHLFSAAGYQPDLFAESFAPIHLA
- a CDS encoding MFS transporter; this translates as MQTTTSATRRWSAFAVLLVGAFLPPLDFFIVNVALPSIQSSLHASAAELQLVISGYAAAYAVFLITGGRLGDLYGRRKIFLIGISGFGLTSVLCGLAASPALLIVGRILQGLSAAAMAPQGLASIHALFPEHERARALGLYGAAVGLAAVAAQALGGALISADFFHLKWRIIFLINLPVVAAVLIFGFPLLPDVRGDHPAPLDKTGMLLCALTLALLIVPLVEGRELGWPWWACAMLTAFPFAGVCFWKYEKAYAARGGVPLISVELVKLPGLMSGLTGVLFFYVVSAFFLVFSVYLQSAIGLGPLETGLVFLPFGIGAFIGPLTTPLAIRVFGRFVPAIGMMLEVAGCVILAVIVASAPGRMPAHIPLVIAVGLLGFGQGWALPTLVRAIINRAPVTGSGMIAGITNSALQISAALGVAVMGGIFFTVAGASPDAVSMAKALAAAMLCVAASLSISAIFSIVASRPRQPLAGRD